One segment of Thermovenabulum gondwanense DNA contains the following:
- a CDS encoding restriction endonuclease, producing MQNIIKFEDLENADLIVDAVYEGGTDVNVKGDPISKLLGCGNLGGFRYLGSTDPFELKYVVLYSSLLDPDWPDSLDNQTGIFTYFGDNKDPGNQLHRTRKKGNYILKECFNMLHNSKLDKIPPFFIFTKGTKGRDVVFRGVAVPGAKNLTSFDDLVAIWKIKGQERFQNYRAIFTILDIDKVTRNWIKDLQNGNIITHNTPKAFKEWVEKGIYRPLIAERTVEYRKKEEQLPTGYDEKFIEEIINYFKDGYAFEHCAVEIFKLMDSNVIECNLTRPWVDGGRDAVGKYRIGNANNYILVDFALEAKKYNLNNAVGVKEISRLISRLRNRQFGVIVTTSYVNMQAYKEIKEDGHPIIIICAKDIVDILKNKGITTIEDLQNWLNKNFKKEVVQ from the coding sequence TTGCAGAATATTATTAAATTTGAAGATTTGGAAAATGCTGATTTAATTGTTGATGCTGTATATGAAGGTGGAACAGATGTAAATGTAAAAGGTGATCCTATAAGTAAATTGCTTGGATGTGGAAACCTGGGGGGGTTCAGATATTTAGGTTCTACAGATCCATTTGAATTAAAATATGTAGTTTTATATTCAAGTTTATTAGACCCGGATTGGCCAGATTCTTTAGATAATCAAACGGGAATTTTTACATATTTTGGAGATAATAAGGATCCAGGTAACCAATTACACAGGACTAGGAAAAAAGGTAATTATATACTTAAAGAATGTTTTAATATGCTACATAATAGTAAATTAGATAAAATTCCACCGTTTTTTATTTTTACAAAAGGGACAAAAGGTAGGGATGTTGTATTTAGAGGTGTTGCAGTACCAGGGGCAAAAAATTTGACTTCTTTTGATGATTTGGTTGCAATATGGAAGATAAAAGGTCAAGAAAGATTTCAAAATTATAGAGCAATTTTTACAATATTAGATATAGATAAGGTAACAAGAAATTGGATAAAAGATTTACAAAATGGAAATATAATAACACATAATACACCAAAAGCTTTTAAAGAATGGGTGGAAAAAGGTATATACAGACCATTGATTGCGGAAAGAACTGTTGAATATAGAAAAAAAGAAGAACAATTACCAACAGGATATGATGAAAAATTTATTGAAGAAATAATTAATTACTTTAAGGATGGATATGCATTTGAACATTGTGCTGTTGAAATTTTCAAATTGATGGATAGTAATGTAATTGAATGTAATTTAACTAGACCATGGGTGGATGGTGGAAGAGATGCGGTGGGCAAATATAGAATCGGAAATGCCAATAATTATATTTTAGTTGATTTTGCACTTGAGGCTAAAAAGTATAATTTGAATAATGCAGTAGGTGTAAAGGAAATATCACGACTTATATCACGATTAAGAAACAGACAGTTTGGGGTGATTGTTACAACTTCATATGTTAATATGCAGGCTTACAAAGAGATAAAAGAAGATGGACATCCTATTATTATTATATGTGCAAAAGACATTGTTGATATTTTAAAAAACAAAGGAATAACCACTATTGAGGATTTGCAAAATTGGTTAAATAAAAATTTTAAAAAAGAGGTAGTACAATGA